The sequence GAGGTGCTGCGGCGCCAGGGCCTGATGCGGGGCCTGTGGTGCCTCGATCCGAGCGAGGATCTCAGCCCCGGTCAGAAGGAGGAGATCGACCGCGTCTGCCGCGAGCACGCCGACCTCAGCGACGATTCCTTCGTCGCCGCCAATCTGGATAAATGGCTGGCATGACGGCGGAGCCCTTCATCAGCCTGCGAGGCGTGCGAAAAGTCTATCGCAGCGGCGGCGCGGAGTTTCTCGCGGTGTCCGACGTCACCATGGACGTGCAGGAAGGTGAGCTCGTCTCGCTGGTCGGCCCCTCCGGCTGCGGTAAGACCACGGTAATGAAGATTCTTGCCGGCCTGCACGGCGCCGACGGCGGCACCGTCAGAATAGGAAACGCCAAGAGCCCGTTCGATCCGACCCGCGACATCGGCATGGTGTTCCAGCAGGCGCTGCTCTTGAAGTGGCGCACCATCCTGGACAACGTGCTGCTGCCGGCGGAGATCGTCGGCCTGCCGATGAAAGCCGCGCGCGAGCGGGCGCGCGACCTGCTCAACCTGGTCGGGCTTGCCGGCTACGAGCGGAAATATCCGCGAGAGCTCTCCGGCGGCATGCAGCAGCGCACCGCCATCGCGCGCGCCTTCATCCACGATCCCAAGCTGATCCTGATGGACGAGCCGTTCGGCGCACTCGATGCGCTGACGCGCGAGCAGATGAATCTGGAGATGCTGCGGATCTGGCGCGAGAGCGGCAAGACCATCATCTTCGTCACGCACTCGATCCAGGAAGCGGTGTTCCTGTCCTCGCATTGCGCGGTGCTGACCGCGGGCCCGGCCAAGATGGCCGACTATTTCCCGATCGACCTGCCCTTCCCGCGCGATCTGCCGTTGAAGACCACGGACGCATTCGGCGCGTATGCGAGGCGGATTTATGCGAAGCTGGGGCTGGGCGCGGCAGTCCCGTAGCCCGGATGGAGCGAAGCGCAATCCGGGACGGTGCCGTTGACGTGCGAGGTCCCGGATTACGCTGCGCTCCATCCGGGCTACGCGCTACACACTCAGAACCCGTAGGGTGGGCAAAGCGAAGCGTGCCCACCAGTGCACGTGACGCAAAGAACGTGGGCACGGCGCAAGGGCGCCTTTGCCCACCCTACGAGAGCCGGGCGCGGCGCAAGCACCGCGCCCCTCATCACCATCAGCTCTTATTGCGCATCTTGCTGAGCAGGTAGTTGTCGTAAAAATTCTCCGCGATCTGCGTGTAGAACAGCAGTTCCTTCATATACGCGTCGTGGCTGTCCTTGGTGCGCTTGAACAGATCGCTCTTGCCGGCGAGCTCGTTCAGATGTTCCTGGGTCGCG is a genomic window of Bradyrhizobium sp. CB1717 containing:
- a CDS encoding ABC transporter ATP-binding protein, producing the protein MAGMTAEPFISLRGVRKVYRSGGAEFLAVSDVTMDVQEGELVSLVGPSGCGKTTVMKILAGLHGADGGTVRIGNAKSPFDPTRDIGMVFQQALLLKWRTILDNVLLPAEIVGLPMKAARERARDLLNLVGLAGYERKYPRELSGGMQQRTAIARAFIHDPKLILMDEPFGALDALTREQMNLEMLRIWRESGKTIIFVTHSIQEAVFLSSHCAVLTAGPAKMADYFPIDLPFPRDLPLKTTDAFGAYARRIYAKLGLGAAVP